The following is a genomic window from Engystomops pustulosus chromosome 11, aEngPut4.maternal, whole genome shotgun sequence.
GTCTGCATAGTATATGATGTCAGAGGCAGTCAGCTACATCTGTTGTACAGTGGTCCCGACAAGCTATTGCTGGGAGTCCCTGTTTTCTTGAATGTTCCTTATCCCATGTACAGTATGGCATCTACAGGGAGTACAGACCCATCTTCCTCACGTACATTTTTCACAATGCAGAACAGGCATCTTCTGGAGAAGAACTAAAGGGGTGCCAGGTGTCAGATGCCCACCAGTCTGAAACTGATGGTCGGTcctaatattaatattaaagaCTTGGCTATATCAATATTTGAAACTTGTAACTACAAAATAGTTGCCCCTTTCCAGCTCCCATGTCACCGGAGCCCAGACATAAGTTTTGGGTGGTCATGGGACCTGTGTGAGCCAATGAATGGTTTTCTTGGGCAAGGAGATAACAAATGGAGTCCCAGTACACTAGACAAAACCCTAACATCTCAAGTGTGCCCAATACAATTTCATATATTTTTGATCTCCAGATCTACAGTCAAAGTCCCCCGAGTACTTACCTGAGAGAAATGTACCAGAAGAATCTTCTCTTGTGCTCTCTCATAGGGGTCAGTGGGGCTAAGCTTTTTCCCAGGATAGGCTTCATCCAGGTAATCACAAACAATTGGAGATTCATAGATAATTTTACCATCAGAGGTTTCCAGAGATGGCACCAACCCAAAAGGACTTTTCTCAAAAAACCACTCCGGCTTACTCTTTAGGTTGATGTTGATGACTTCATGTCTGCACAGATCAAGATGACTGGTTAGGGAAGAGAAATCATGTTTCTAGACATATAAGTGACAGTCACATTGTAGGCACAGATAAAGAATGTATTGAGAATCCAAAACTCACAAAAACTTTGTCTATGTGTGTCACTTATTGTGACTGTGGCATagttttctcagttttattggtGTTGGTTACACATGAGTATATAcagtgagggtcatttactaagggcccgattttcgttttcccgacgtgttacccgaatatttccgatttgcgccgattgtacctgaattgccccgggattgtggcgcacgcgatcggattgtggcgcatcggcgccggcttgcgcgcgacggaaatcgtggggcgtggccgaacgaaaatccgacgtattcggaaaaaccgccgcatttaaaaaccgaaaaagtgtcgcttgggaagcgcttaccttcacctggtccgaggtggtgcattccggcgcgttgagatgattttcagcgcagcagcgccacctggtggacggcggaggaactaccttcatagatcccggccggacccgaatcctgtgcagagaacgcgccgctggatcgcgaatgggccgggtaagtaattctgccccagtatgttctaaacagtcaattacttggtacaACAGCAGCTGAAAAGGACTGCTGAAATTGGTGGATGGTAGacctaattttagtgaccagagccagacagctgctaataaagcaaataaaattatgggatgtatcaagagaggaatagattctcatgataaagacatagttttgcccttatataaatccctggtcagaccacacatggaatattgtgtacagttttgggcaccagtgtataaaaaggatatagtagagctggaacgggtgcagagaagagcaaccaggattattaggagaACGGGGGAATTAGAATACTGAGGGGGGAcctcattaaaatgtacaaatacctgaatctctccaaagatctttctatgcctaggcctgtgaccaggtggTTCTATCTTCGCCATAGacggggggaatcctctacacctagaggagaggcagacctGCTaatgacagggggcattctccacCCCAAGAACAGAGGCAgtcctaccatctccatagacagggggcatcctctacacctggagaaaAGGCGCttctacgatcaccatagacaggggtcatcctctacacctagaagagaggctctactattaccatagacagggaacatcctctacaccataagggaggcagttctaccatcaccatagacaggggacatcctcttcacctagaagagaggctctactattaccatagacagggggcatcctctacacctagaggagaggaggttctaccatcaccatagacagggggcatcctctacaccgagaggagaggaggttctaccatcaccatagacaggggacatcctctacaccataaGGGAGGCAgttaatcaccatagacaggggacatcctctacacctagaggagaggtggttctaccatcactatagacaggaggcatcctctacacctagaggagaggtggttctaccattaccatagagagggggcatcctctacacctagaggagaggtggttctaccatcaccatagacagggggcatcctctacacctagaggagaggtggttctaccatcaccatagacagggggcatcctctacacctagagaagaggaggctctactattaccatagacagggggcatcctctacacctagaggagaggtggttctaccatcaccatagacagggggcatcctctactccaagaggagaggtggctctactattaccatagacagggggcatcctctacacctagaggagaggcagttctaccatcaccatagacaggggcatcctctacacctagaggaggttctaccatcaccatggataggggcatcctctacacctagaggagaggaggttctaccatcaccatggacaggggcatcttctacacctagagaagagatggtttaccatcaccatagataggggcatcctctacacatagaggagaggcagttctatcatcaccatagacagggggcatcctctacacctagaggagagacggttctaccatcaccatagagaggaggcatcctctactcctagaggagaggtggttctaccatcaccatagacaggggacatcctctacacctagaggagaggcggttctaccatcaccatagacagggggaatcctctactcctagaggagaggcggttctaccatcaccatagacagggggcatcctctacacctagaggagaggtggttctaccatcaccatagacagggggcatcctctacacctagaggagaggtggttctaccattaccatagagagggggcatcctctacacctagagaagaggtggttctaccatcaccatagacagggggcatcctctacacctagagaagaggaggctctactattaccatagacagggggcatcctctacacctagagaagaggcggttctaccatcaccatagacagggggcatcctctactccaaGAGAAGAGGTGGCTCtactattaccatagacagggggcatcctctacacctagaggagaggcggttctaccatcaccatagacaggggcatcctctacacctagaggaggttctaccatcaccatggataggggcatcctctacacctagaggagaggaggttctaccatcaccatggacaggggcatcctctacacctagagaagagatggtttaccatcaccatagataggagcatcctctacacctagtggagaggcagttctatcatcaccatagacagggggcatcctctacacctagaggagagacggttctaccatcaccatagagaggaggcatcctctactcctagaggagaggtggttctaccatcaccatggaaagtgggcatcctctacacctagaggagaggcagttctatcatccccttagacagggggcatgctctacacctagcggagaggtggttctaccatcaccatagacaggggacatcctctacacctagaggagaggcggttctactatcaccatagttagggggaatcctctactcctagaagagaggcggttctaccatcaccatagacagggggcatcctctacacctagaggagaggaggttctaccatcaccatagacagggattctttactgtaagagcagtgagactatggaactctctgccataggaggttgttatggcacatGTCTTTGCACATTTTCAAGAGAAGCCTGGATGCCCTTTTTTtaattcttataggttggacttcatGGACTTAATGAATTATGTCTTTGCTTGTACACAATAGGaccatttatttatgtattacatttttctgtAAATTTCTGGTCTCTTATTTATTGTACACTGAAATTACAGGATAATGAAAAAGCTTATTTTAGATATAAAAACTAATGCAGACTTGTAAAACCTTCATAAAATTAGGAGCCTACTTGATTCCTTTGGCAAGCAAGACAAGTAATGCTCTTTGGACATAGGGGCAGAATCTCATGCCGTAAAGCCAAATGACCCCTTCTGGTACCGGTCCTGGAGGTGCGCTACCTAAAACCAAAAAAGTTTATTAGAGCCTATGGAGTAATTGACCTTGGGTCGAGAAAAGACCAAAAATGTGCCCATCTGACTCTCTCAAATGAGTCTGCAAATAGGATTTGTATAGGATTATATAATATATTCGCACCTAAGCCAGCAGACATATCACATCACAGAGGGGGGTCCCAAGCAGGGACTCTTcttctattacatatatatgcCCTCACACCTGGAGCGGAACTGGCCCCTGCTGATGTACCATTTGCGGCAGTTGACCACTGAATACATGGCATGTCACCTGACAACACTGAACCGATCCAGGTTTGGATGTCTTTTACACAAGTACATTTGTAAAAGATTGCAAGAGGTTGGAATTGGTCCAGAGCTTTCTGTGACAATGGTTAATAATCAGACATTGTGTCATTTATTGATAGATATTGCCCTTTCTCTTTAACATGTTGAAATACTTAAGTGATCAGTGCCAAGAGACAAATCCAGACTTTACAACATATGACCAAAACTACATAACTTTACAGCCATCCACTACAACAATAATCTATATAGTATATCTATATAGTGAGGGGCACGTTGGTATGGATGACAGTGACCACCCAACTCGGAACAGACTTTACACGAGCCTCAAGAACTACGCAAAATCATAATTTCTATAGCAGATGGAGCATCATCACATGAGATGGTTGCAGTATATATAAGAGGGATATGACCCATTTTGAACCATCAAGCAAACCCGTTGACCCTATAAAACCCATGAAAAAATAAATGCTCAGTTTTTGTTCACACTTACCTTTGGCCAAGCTTCTCTGTGATCCGCTCATGGCTGCAGAGTGTCAGTCCCTGGAGATTCCTGTATAACAGGTAGAATATGTGTATCAGCtctttgtatactgtatgtgtgtcctgtgtataagagCCGCTCGCCCTGCAGTCTATATCTGAGTCTGGAGCAGATCCCTCCCCTAGTAGCTAATGATCACCCAGAAGCAGAGGGAGGTCGGCCCCATCTCTCCTCTTATATGTAATGTTCTACCTGAATTGTAAATTGCTTATATAAGCAGCAACCACTGACAAAactgggggatttatcatatatTTTGCCAAATTAGAAGAAAGTTTTTTTAACATATATATCACTTAACGTTGCAGTTACATAGCGTTGTGCACATAAGGAGTGACACCATTTCTGACTATTATGTGACTTTTATTCTGTATTTGTAGCAGTGTTAAATGGTAACAGAAGATTCCATGCAGGTCTGTTACATATAGCATTTGATTGTTGGTGCTAAATAATGTCTTCATTTGCACAATTGGTCTAACTGGCTGTGGGTAGGTCAAAGTTCAAAGGATGCAATGTGGATCTTAAAGAACATTTACTATCAGTTCACTGATCAGCGTCCTAATTACACGGTTCAgatacagtgatcggggcaagatggctgctgttcctgacggccatccattctgccccatggaccagaggggttttgtcgcccccccccccccccccagttcatgatAAGACCAGTCAATAGCATCGATTTTACTTACAACATCAGTAATACCAATCACCATGTTTGTAGACACGGTGAACGGGCAAGGTGGCGGCTGTTCTTGACAGCCactaattttgccttgcggtccagaggggttttgccgCCCCCTCTGTTCATGTTCGCCGCTATTAGCTGGTCGATCTGGAaaagccaatagcagcaatatttgTGACAATGGGCATCGCtcgggtgaataagagcaacactcgcCGATAATTGTTtctgtctaggacagcaccaatcatcagtggtaggggccatgtctggtggcatcatgccatctcCCAGAGAGCTCCGATTGACCGATCTGTTCCcccactgctggataagggttgccgtttgtatgtggataacttttatcccaGCGTTCCCATTCCTGACACCGTACAGCACCCTATGGAAAACAAAGATATGCTACAAAAATGgttggccgtgtacattgtacagatgatgtggtacaactcttacgagctgttccaatgtgcatgtcctgccatatcatttctccattttcaagaggcagATATTAGGGAACTAATATTTGGAAaagaaggacagggccccagtacctctggtttagatgtcccCTTGTTTtgtcaggacagcattttcccggtaaattctgctgcttctaaaggaaggactcagaaaagagtctgttccaaaagagcagTTAGGattgacactatgggggtcacttactaagggcccgaatcggtcttttttgtcgggttttttgcgcacacgatcggattgtggcgcatcggcgacggaaatcgggggcgtggccgtcggaaaacccgacggattcggaaaaaccgtggtatttaAAAAGAAAGTGACAAcattttagttggtcccctggtatattccgcCTCCTtttacgcaacacattcacaattcacgtgcAACCTtggttgtgaattcatttcggtaaaaggaattattgtaacaactgttaggtcaaattGATCACTATATATTTAGATTACACTAGATTATTTAGGTTTTCTTTTTCCCCTCCAAGCCTGTGGATTTCTTAGCAGATCCTTCATAATTATCCAATTAGCCACATAACGtgcgccacataatgggcactgaactttccagaaataattgcaatttccatcttggactccattgcacatcatatttggaaaccacctgtatgttcaaaatgttcatttcaccacatgtattacaatacaccacatattataccttgctaaattctccaaggggtgtgcattcaacaattagggtcacttttcgggttcccctctgttttggtaccactagggctctccaaatttgGCTTCTTAAAGACACACATCCCACTTCCcccctactgtgtgcccatacaacattttatatgcacatgtggggtacttctacactcgggagaaatagttttacacatttttgggggttatttcatcttttattccttgtggcttacaaaaactAGGGGTAAacatgacctttataggaaatttttcaccttttcatttttagggcctaattggatcattcacctgtaggatcAATTacatataactagagatgagcgaacactaaaatgctcgggtactcgttattcgagacgaacttttcccgatgctcgagtgctcgtctcgaataacgaaccccattgaagtcaatgggagactcgagcatttttcaaggggaccaaggctctgcacagggaagcttggccaaacacctgggaacctcagaaaaggatggaaacaccacggaaatggacaggaaacagcaggggcagcatgcatggatgcctctgaggctgcttaatcgcaccattatgccgaaattatgggcaacagcatggccatgacagagtgacagaatgaagctagatagcatgtaaaacatccaataattgaccctgacactataggggacggcatgcagaggcagaggcagcggcagcaggctagagagtggcatggcgacataccctaattggactcaggcttcaaaccaatgggtgtcagagaggaaccaaaggaggtgagcaagaagcgctcaaataatatcggtacatgataaaagtttgccagtatattttgtggattacacagcagggtggcgacaaagttaacatggaagccatgaaaacaacccaaaattctgcctgacacagctcgtttgataaggggaccatgtatgcttacagttcatgccagtcgctgcactggctgccagtctcctttcgaatacagtttaaaataataataaccctcatccataaagctctgtataatgctgcacccccctacctctcctctcttatctcagtctatcgcccaacccgtgctcttagatccgccagtgatcttagattaacctctaccctagtgcggacctcccactcgcgtctccaagacttctctagagctgcaccaattctatggaatgctctgccctggactatcagactaatacctaacctccaaagtttcaaacgtgctcttaaaacccatttctttaggcaagcctataacactcattaactgcatgaagttttaactcttctactaacccgtcctgtgtcgtcctcccatctgttatccagcaaccaacaggcaccagacttctctgcagtcccattcaccctggacctggtatataagatgacggctgagtggttcaagcgacagcaattccatttattatattttgttctattccctaagaagaatggcttgaccgttaaatattcttttacctcgtgttaccccatcatcttcataaaccgtaagctctggcgagcagggacctcactcctgttgttccatacaaatgttgtgctctgttacaatacatttgtatttgtttcctatgatttgtaaagcgctacggaatatgatggcgctatataaataaagattattattattattattatggaggcagtgaactagtagtagattaaaggtgctgcaactatgttagttggatcttgggatggagctggcgctctgcagccaggcgagcttttgccaatccaagcccctgtctctaggctactccccaaacagcacttctaagaaccttttgtataagatcaagtgtagtagcgttcttataagtttaggatatggcgggtgaggggaatgtaaacagatgcgcaagaagcgctgaaataatatccctaaatggtaaaagtttgcaagtatattttgtggattacacagcagggtggcgacaaagttaacaactttgatgtggaatgccctgtaatagctcttgggcggtgtgccttttatcgcctaggctcagcagtttcagcaccgcctgctgtcgcttagcgacggcactgctgctgtgcctagagctaccgactgatggcgccatgcccacggatggtaattcggaggaggaggaggtggaggaggggtgggaggaggtatagtaggcctttgagacctggaccgaggtaggccccgcaattctctgcgtcggcagtatatgaccagccccagggtcagactcggtcccagcctgcaccaagttaagtgtagtagcgttcttataagtttgggatatggcgggtgaggggaatgtaaacagatgcgcaagaagcgcatgatgcgcatggagctggcgctccgctgccaggcgagctttcgccaattcaagcccctgtctctaggctactccccaaacagcacttctaagaaccttttgtataagatcaagtgtagtagcgttcttataagtttaggatatggcgggtgaggggaatgtaaacagatgcgcaagaagcgctgaaataatatccctaaatggtaaaagtttgccagtatattttgtggataacacagcagggtggcgacaaagttaacaactttgatgtgtaatccatgaaaacaacccaaatttctgcctgacacacctcgtttgataaagggacgatgtatggaggcagctatatggacgacttttggaggtagcaatggaggctgctatggagacaatttaatttggatagtgcctgtatgtggcagtcccaaacatttttcaaaccagaggagcaggtaggtggccctccagtaaaatggaatagattgagtgcctgtatgtggcagtcccaaaaatgtttcaaaccagaggagcaggtaggtggccctgcagtaaaatggaatagattgagtgcctgtatgtggcagtcccaaaaatttttcaaaccagaggagcaggtaggtggccctccagaaaaattaaatgcatgaagtactatagcaagagccagtgggccctgtcaaaaaatagccattttcctctgctttactgtacaaagaggaggagaaggaggaaaatgaggaggaggaggagtggatcaattattcaggttgagcttccttcacctggtggagattggaaattctgagaaatccagcctttattcattttaataagcgtcagcctgtcagcgctgtcagtcgacaggcgtgtacgcttatcggtgatgatgccaccagctgcactgaaaacccgctcggacaagacgctagcggcagggcaggcaagaacctccaaggcgtacagcgccagttcgtgccacatgtccagctttgaaacccagtagttgtagggagctgtgtgatcatttaggacgatggtatggtcagctacgtactccctcaccatctttctgtaaagatcagccctactctgccgagactggggacaggtgacagtgtcttgctggggtgacataaagctggcaaaagccttgtaaagcgtacccttgccagtgctggacaagctgcctgctcgcctactctccctcgctacttgtcccgcagaactacgcactctgccgctagcgctgtcagaagggaaatactgtttcagcttgtgcaccagggcctgctggtattcatgcattctcacactcctttcctctgcagggatgagagtggaaagattttgcttgtaccgtgggtccaggagagtgaacacccagtaatcggtgctggaataaattctttgaacgcgagggtcacgggataggcagcctagcatgaaatctgccatatgcgccagagtaccaacgcgtaagaattcactcccctcactggcctgactgtccatttcctcctcctccaactcctccaactcctcttcttctgcccatacacgctgaacagtaaaggactcaacaatggtcccctcttgtgtctcaccaacattctcctcctcttcctcctcatcctcctccacctccacctcctccgatatgcgctgagaaacagacctgagggtgctttggctatcaacaagggaatattcttcccctgtctcttgtgacgagcgcaaagcttccgacttcatgctgaccagagagtttttcaacaggccaagcagcgggatggtgaggctgatgatggcggcatcgccactgaccatctgtgttgactcctcaaagttactcagcacctgacagatatcagacatccacgtccactcctcattgtagacttgaggaagctgactgacctgactaccagttctggtggaagttgacatctggcagtctacaatcgctctgcgctgctggtaaactctggataacatggtcagtgttgaattccacctcgtgggcacgtcgcacaacagtcggtgagcgggcagttggaggcggcgctgcgctgccctgagagtggcagcatctgggctggacttcctgaaatgcgcacagatgcggcgcaccttcgtgagcaaatcagacagattggggtatgtcttgaggaaacgctgaactatcagatttaacacatgggccaggcatggcacatgtgtcagtctgccgagttgcagagccgccaccaggttacggccgttgtcacacacaaccattcccggcttgaggttcagcggtgccagccacagatcagtctgcgccgtgatgccctgtaatagctcttgggcggtgtgccttttgtcgcctaggctcagcagtttgagcaccgcctgctgtcgcttagcgacggcactgctgctgtgcctagagctaccgactgatggcgccgtgcccacggatggtagttcggaggaggaggtggaggaggggtgggaggaggaggaggcatagtaggcctgaaacacctggaccgaggtaggccccgcaatcctcggcgtcggcagtatatgagcagccccagtgtcaggctcggtcccagcctccaccaagttaacccaatgtgccgtcagcgatatatagtggccctgcccggcagcactcgtccacgtgtccgtggtcaggtggaccttgtcagaaacggcgttggtcagggcacggatgatgttgtctgacacgtgctggtgcagggctgggacggcacatcgggaaaagtagtggcggctggggaccgaataccgaggggcggccgccgccatgaggttgcgaaaggcctcggtctctactagcctatagggcagcatctccaggctaagcaatctggagatgtgcacattaagggcttgggcgtgcgggtgggttgcactatatttgcgtttccgctccagcgtctggggtatggagagctgaacgctggtggatgctgtggaggatcgtggaggcgacgatggggtttttgtggcagggtcctgggcagggggctgactatcagctgacacaggggaaggagcagtggtgtgcacggccggaggtgaacgggcttgttgccactgagtggggtgtttagcattcatatgcctgcgcatactggtggtagttaagctagtagtggtggaacccctgctgagcctggtttggcaaatgttgcacaccacagtccgtcggtcatccggtgtttccttaaagaacctccagacttctgaagatctagccctcgccgcaggagccctcgccacgggagcttcactagttgacacatttggcgctgatgcaccagctctggccctgcctctccgtctggccccaccactgcctcttccaacctgttctggtcgaggactctcctccgtctcagaagcactgtgttcacccggcctctcaacccagcttgggtctgtcacctcatcatcctccgatccctcagtctgctcccccctcggacttcctgccctgacaacaacttccccactgtctgacaaccgtgtctcctcatcgtcggacacctctttacacacttccactacgtcaagaaggtcatcatcacccacagactgtgactgttggaaaacctgggcatcggaaaattgctcagcagcaaccggacaagtggtttgtgactgtgggaagggtccagaaaacagttcctcagagtatgccggttcaaatgccaaattttcctgggagggggcagactgggggggaggag
Proteins encoded in this region:
- the LOC140106627 gene encoding glutathione S-transferase omega-1-like, giving the protein MSGSQRSLAKGSAPPGPVPEGVIWLYGMRFCPYVQRALLVLLAKGIKHEVININLKSKPEWFFEKSPFGLVPSLETSDGKIIYESPIVCDYLDEAYPGKKLSPTDPYERAQEKILLVHFSQVTAVFSEILQARKKNQDLTELKARCFEKFKVIEETLSKRKTPYFGGKAASMVDYMIWPWFERLHICEITHFLEKLPRINAWQKLMLQDAWVKATYTEPEVTTGFFHLFFKDSVDATDYGLK